From Acidimicrobiales bacterium, a single genomic window includes:
- the dinB gene encoding DNA polymerase IV: MPGEATILHADLDSFYAAVEQRDDPGLRGRPVIVGGGVVLAASYEAKAYGVRTAMGARRAAALCPDAVVVPPRMSAYSQAGRAVFAVFEHTTPLVEGLSVDEAFLDVGGLRRLAGTPAEIAARLRRTVRHDVGLPITVGVARTKFLAKVASAVAKPDGLLVVPPDRELAFLHPLPVERLWGVGPVTSAKLRSRGIATVAEVAALGEDTLVAMLGAASGRHLHALAHNRDPRAVQAGRRRRSIGSQRALGWRGQSPAEVDASLVALADRVARRLRAARRVARTVVLRLRFADLTRAARSRTLPWPTAHTEAILTTARSLLAGSVRRVDRPTLTLVGIAVSQLEDDGAVQLPLPFDRAAGGAVDVAVDAVRDRFGTSAVTRAVLLGRHPGLVVPLLPD; encoded by the coding sequence GTGCCGGGCGAGGCCACCATCCTGCACGCCGACCTCGACTCGTTCTACGCGGCCGTCGAGCAGCGCGACGACCCCGGGCTGCGGGGCCGGCCCGTCATCGTGGGCGGCGGGGTGGTGCTGGCCGCCAGCTACGAGGCCAAGGCGTACGGCGTCCGCACCGCGATGGGCGCCCGCCGGGCCGCCGCCCTCTGCCCCGACGCGGTGGTGGTCCCGCCCCGCATGTCGGCCTACTCGCAGGCCGGCAGGGCGGTGTTCGCCGTCTTCGAGCACACCACGCCGCTGGTCGAGGGGCTGTCGGTCGACGAGGCGTTCCTCGACGTCGGTGGCCTGCGGCGTCTGGCCGGCACGCCGGCGGAGATCGCCGCCCGCCTCCGCCGCACGGTCCGCCACGACGTGGGGCTGCCCATCACCGTCGGCGTCGCCCGCACGAAGTTCCTGGCCAAGGTGGCGAGCGCGGTGGCCAAGCCGGACGGGCTTCTGGTCGTCCCGCCCGACCGGGAGCTGGCGTTCCTGCACCCGCTCCCCGTCGAGCGCCTCTGGGGGGTCGGACCGGTCACGTCGGCCAAGCTGCGGTCGCGGGGGATCGCCACCGTGGCCGAGGTGGCCGCCCTGGGGGAGGACACGCTGGTCGCCATGCTCGGCGCCGCCTCGGGCCGCCACCTCCACGCCCTCGCCCACAACCGCGACCCCCGCGCCGTGCAGGCCGGGCGGCGGCGGCGGTCGATCGGGTCGCAGCGGGCGCTGGGGTGGCGCGGTCAGTCGCCCGCCGAGGTCGACGCGTCGCTGGTGGCCCTGGCCGACCGTGTGGCACGGCGCCTCCGGGCCGCCCGGCGGGTGGCCCGCACGGTGGTGCTGCGGCTCCGCTTCGCCGACCTCACCCGCGCCGCCCGGTCCCGCACGCTGCCGTGGCCGACGGCCCACACCGAGGCCATCCTCACCACCGCCCGGTCGCTGCTCGCAGGCTCCGTCCGGCGGGTGGACCGGCCGACGCTCACCCTGGTGGGGATCGCCGTTTCCCAGCTGGAGGACGACGGCGCCGTCCAGCTGCCCCTGCCGTTCGACCGGGCGGCGGGCGGGGCGGTGGACGTCGCCGTGGACGCCGTGCGGGACCGGTTCGGCACCTCGGCCGTGACCCGGGCCGTCCTGCTCGGGCGCCATCCCGGCCTCGTCGTCCCCCTGCTCCCGGACTGA